The following are encoded in a window of Poecile atricapillus isolate bPoeAtr1 chromosome 3, bPoeAtr1.hap1, whole genome shotgun sequence genomic DNA:
- the SLC25A27 gene encoding mitochondrial uncoupling protein 4 isoform X2, protein MSPAEEERSLPLPERWPRASKFALSACAAAVAELVTFPLDLTKTRLQIQGEAAERRDGAGAGRAVPYRGMLRTALGIAQEEGVRKLWQGATPAIYRHIVYTGVRMVTYEHLRDSVLGRAEGESFPLWKAVVGGMSAGAIGQFFASPTDLVKVQMQMEGKRKLEGKPLRFRGVHHAFLKILSEGGVRGLWAGWVPNVQRAALVNMGDLTTYDSVKHFLLLNTTLVDNSVTHGVSSICCCWQCLLRAGSSCSGNSC, encoded by the exons ATGTCACCTGCAGAAGAAGAGAGGAGCTTACCTCTTCCAGAGAGATGGCCCCGAGCCAGCAAATTCGCTCTGTCAGCCTGTGCAGCGGCTGTGGCAGAACTAG TGACATTTCCCCTGGATCTGACGAAAACCCGGCTGCAGATCCAAGGTGAGGCTGCCGAGCGCCGCGATGGAGCTGGGGCCGGCCGGGCGGTCCCGTACCGCGGGATGCTGCGCACGGCGCTGGGGATCGCGCAGGAGGAGGGCGTTCGGAAGCTCTGGCAAGGAGCCACGCCGGCCATCTACCGCCACATAG TGTACACTGGTGTTCGGATGGTTACTTATGAACATCTCCGTGACTCCGTGCTTGGCAGGGCAGAGGGTGAAAGCTTTCCTCTCTG GAAAGCTGTGGTTGGAGGCATGTCTGCGGGTGCCATCGGACAGTTTTTTGCCAGCCCAACTGATCTGGTGAAGGTGCAGATGCAGatggagggaaaaaggaagTTGGAAGGAAAACCGTTAAG GTTTCGGGGCGTGCACCACGCATTTCTGAAGATCCTGTCTGAAGGAGGAGTAAGAGGACTTTGGGCTGGATGGGTACCAAATGtccagagagctgctctggTGAATATGGGAG ATCTAACCACTTATGACTCAGTGAAACACTTTTTGCTTCTGAACACAACACTTGTGGACAATAGTGTGACTCACGGTGTTAGCAG TATCTGTTGCTGTTGGCAGTGCCTGCTCCGGGCTGGTAGCAGCTGTTCTGGGAACTCCTGCTGA
- the SLC25A27 gene encoding mitochondrial uncoupling protein 4 isoform X1, with protein MSPAEEERSLPLPERWPRASKFALSACAAAVAELVTFPLDLTKTRLQIQGEAAERRDGAGAGRAVPYRGMLRTALGIAQEEGVRKLWQGATPAIYRHIVYTGVRMVTYEHLRDSVLGRAEGESFPLWKAVVGGMSAGAIGQFFASPTDLVKVQMQMEGKRKLEGKPLRFRGVHHAFLKILSEGGVRGLWAGWVPNVQRAALVNMGDLTTYDSVKHFLLLNTTLVDNSVTHGVSSACSGLVAAVLGTPADVVKTRIMNQPRDKQGRGLLYKSSVDCLIQTVQGEGFMSLYKGFIPTWMRMAPWSLVFWLTYEQIRRMCGVTSF; from the exons ATGTCACCTGCAGAAGAAGAGAGGAGCTTACCTCTTCCAGAGAGATGGCCCCGAGCCAGCAAATTCGCTCTGTCAGCCTGTGCAGCGGCTGTGGCAGAACTAG TGACATTTCCCCTGGATCTGACGAAAACCCGGCTGCAGATCCAAGGTGAGGCTGCCGAGCGCCGCGATGGAGCTGGGGCCGGCCGGGCGGTCCCGTACCGCGGGATGCTGCGCACGGCGCTGGGGATCGCGCAGGAGGAGGGCGTTCGGAAGCTCTGGCAAGGAGCCACGCCGGCCATCTACCGCCACATAG TGTACACTGGTGTTCGGATGGTTACTTATGAACATCTCCGTGACTCCGTGCTTGGCAGGGCAGAGGGTGAAAGCTTTCCTCTCTG GAAAGCTGTGGTTGGAGGCATGTCTGCGGGTGCCATCGGACAGTTTTTTGCCAGCCCAACTGATCTGGTGAAGGTGCAGATGCAGatggagggaaaaaggaagTTGGAAGGAAAACCGTTAAG GTTTCGGGGCGTGCACCACGCATTTCTGAAGATCCTGTCTGAAGGAGGAGTAAGAGGACTTTGGGCTGGATGGGTACCAAATGtccagagagctgctctggTGAATATGGGAG ATCTAACCACTTATGACTCAGTGAAACACTTTTTGCTTCTGAACACAACACTTGTGGACAATAGTGTGACTCACGGTGTTAGCAG TGCCTGCTCCGGGCTGGTAGCAGCTGTTCTGGGAACTCCTGCTGACGTGGTCAAAACCCGGATAATGAACCAGCCAAGAGATAAGCAGGGAAG AGGTCTGCTCTATAAATCTTCCGTGGACTGCTTGATTCAAACTGTCCAGGGTGAAGGGTTTATGTCTCTGTACAAAGGCTTTATACCAACCTGGATGCGAATG GCACCTTGGTCGCTGGTATTCTGGCTTACATATGAACAAATCAGACGGATGTGTGGAgttacttctttttaa